The Phragmitibacter flavus genome has a segment encoding these proteins:
- a CDS encoding helix-turn-helix transcriptional regulator, with translation MSPLFFLVELVQPILVRGQVVAELCLEPLRVSDEEFASFDDCARVLLDDGLSAVEMRQAHQIFHEILAVPRAEVQALETMLRLFSTQLSEFAERMFLNETESEPPSVRKARVYILNRLSEPLSLEEVATAAGLSAFHFCKVFKRTTGMTFTEFVNHARIEQAKRLLMKPHSRITEIAYDVGFQSLSQFNRSFRRVARVSPTEFRQHAVRTGNGERPALAS, from the coding sequence GTGTCACCCTTGTTCTTTTTGGTGGAACTGGTGCAGCCGATTTTGGTGAGGGGGCAGGTGGTGGCCGAATTGTGTTTGGAACCCCTGCGGGTGAGTGATGAGGAGTTTGCCAGTTTTGATGACTGTGCCCGGGTGCTGCTAGATGACGGGCTTTCGGCCGTCGAAATGCGTCAGGCGCACCAAATTTTTCATGAAATCTTGGCGGTGCCCCGGGCGGAGGTGCAGGCCTTGGAGACCATGCTGCGGCTGTTTTCGACCCAGTTGAGCGAGTTTGCCGAGAGGATGTTTTTGAATGAAACGGAGTCGGAGCCACCATCGGTTCGCAAGGCTCGTGTGTATATTTTGAATCGCTTGAGCGAGCCTCTTTCGCTGGAAGAAGTGGCCACGGCAGCAGGTTTGAGCGCGTTCCATTTCTGCAAGGTTTTCAAGCGCACGACGGGCATGACGTTCACGGAGTTTGTGAATCATGCGCGCATCGAACAGGCCAAGCGATTGTTGATGAAGCCTCATTCGCGGATCACGGAGATCGCGTATGACGTTGGTTTTCAGTCGCTTTCGCAGTTCAATCGCAGCTTCAGGCGGGTTGCACGAGTGTCACCAACGGAGTTCCGTCAGCATGCGGTGAGGACGGGAAATGGGGAGCGGCCAGCACTGGCGAGTTAG
- a CDS encoding response regulator transcription factor, protein MKKRVLLVDDHPILRHGLAQLIRAEPDLDVCGGVGSAGEGMEAVALHHPNLVIVDLTLPDRHGLEFIKDMQVMHPGVLLLVLSMHDEYLYAERSLRAGARGYVMKETAADTLVHAARRVLDGGIYLSERMSGHLLEVVTGQRKRSGEDPLVCLTDRELEVLQLIGEGKPTRSIAAQLNVSVRTVDAHRAHIKEKLELPDGSALVRFAVRWVENKVADRE, encoded by the coding sequence ATGAAAAAGCGTGTTTTGCTTGTCGATGATCATCCCATCCTGCGCCACGGCCTGGCGCAATTGATCAGGGCAGAGCCTGATCTGGATGTTTGCGGCGGAGTCGGCAGTGCGGGTGAGGGTATGGAGGCGGTTGCGTTGCATCATCCAAATTTGGTGATTGTCGACCTCACGTTGCCCGACCGGCACGGACTGGAGTTCATCAAGGACATGCAGGTGATGCACCCGGGGGTGCTGTTACTGGTGCTTTCGATGCATGACGAGTATTTGTATGCAGAGCGTTCGTTGCGGGCGGGGGCCCGGGGATACGTGATGAAGGAGACCGCAGCGGACACGTTGGTGCATGCAGCGCGGCGTGTGCTTGATGGAGGCATTTATCTGAGCGAGCGCATGTCGGGTCACCTCCTGGAGGTCGTTACGGGCCAGCGCAAACGCTCGGGCGAAGATCCTTTGGTGTGCCTGACCGATCGTGAACTGGAGGTGCTGCAGCTGATTGGAGAAGGGAAACCGACGCGTTCGATTGCCGCCCAGTTGAACGTGAGCGTGCGCACCGTGGACGCGCACCGGGCACACATCAAAGAGAAACTGGAGTTGCCGGATGGATCGGCGCTGGTGCGATTCGCCGTCCGCTGGGTGGAGAACAAGGTTGCAGATCGGGAATAG